A DNA window from Halobacterium sp. DL1 contains the following coding sequences:
- a CDS encoding LtrC, producing MATTSTSSVSFEETDTRDDEMNSTIEQWIDELVAGVDDAQASEEFQEWLDVQSRFHDYSYRNTLLIKRQYPEASRVAGYRTWQEEFDRHVTEGESAIWIWAPIITKQCPECENSPSYHENSDCDYDETPPEEWSKGLVGFRPASVFDISQTDGEPLPDLDTEATGDAGDLVSQLTDAADEIGVTVRIVPAEEWTHGEAKGICEQLSLVDVQPLVEVRDRENEADLARTLIHEYAHALLHFDVDDDTERSKREVEAEAVAYVVGRYCGLDTSGSAFYLAAWESDDPEVVRERLGRISRTAEELIDVLEEPPAR from the coding sequence ATGGCTACGACTAGTACCTCGTCGGTCTCCTTCGAGGAGACCGACACGCGAGACGACGAGATGAACAGTACGATCGAACAGTGGATCGACGAGCTCGTCGCCGGCGTCGACGACGCGCAGGCCAGCGAAGAGTTCCAGGAGTGGCTCGACGTCCAGAGTCGCTTCCACGACTACTCCTACCGGAATACGCTCCTCATCAAGCGCCAGTATCCAGAAGCGAGCCGGGTGGCGGGCTACCGGACGTGGCAGGAGGAGTTCGACCGCCACGTCACGGAGGGCGAGTCGGCCATCTGGATCTGGGCACCGATCATCACGAAACAGTGCCCGGAGTGCGAGAACTCGCCGAGCTACCACGAGAACAGTGACTGTGACTACGACGAGACACCGCCTGAAGAGTGGTCGAAGGGACTCGTTGGATTCAGACCCGCATCGGTGTTTGACATCTCCCAGACCGACGGTGAGCCGCTCCCCGACCTCGACACAGAGGCGACCGGGGACGCCGGCGACCTTGTTAGCCAATTGACCGACGCTGCTGACGAGATCGGCGTGACGGTGCGGATCGTTCCAGCCGAGGAGTGGACGCACGGGGAGGCGAAGGGTATCTGCGAGCAGCTGAGCCTCGTCGACGTCCAGCCGCTCGTCGAGGTGCGCGATCGGGAGAACGAGGCCGACCTCGCGCGGACGCTGATCCACGAGTACGCCCACGCCTTGCTCCACTTCGACGTCGACGACGACACCGAGCGGTCGAAACGCGAAGTCGAGGCCGAAGCCGTCGCGTACGTCGTCGGGCGCTACTGCGGACTCGACACCAGTGGGTCGGCATTCTACCTCGCAGCCTGGGAGTCGGACGATCCCGAGGTCGTTCGCGAGCGGCTTGGACGGATCAGTCGGACGGCAGAGGAACTCATCGACGTGCTCGAAGAGCCACCTGCTCGCTAA
- a CDS encoding cell division control protein Cdc6, translating to MDSPFKGANDIFQTKEPFEEAYHPEEILERDEEIKTFAAALQDVLDGFGPPNVFIYGQTGVGKTATTHKVTEYLEADAIEAGVNLTVFSINCNKRDTTYKVITHLANELYSEKTFKQGHHPDTLWDRIYTALDELGGSILVVLDEIDKLGEDEELLYEFPRANAMGELEHAKVGIIGISNNFKFRESLSPRVKSTLTEREIQYLTKHPRLAVSAA from the coding sequence ATGGACTCGCCATTCAAGGGTGCAAACGATATCTTTCAGACGAAGGAGCCCTTTGAAGAGGCATATCATCCTGAAGAGATCCTTGAACGGGACGAGGAGATCAAGACGTTTGCTGCGGCTTTACAAGACGTACTTGATGGCTTTGGGCCGCCTAACGTGTTTATTTACGGCCAGACAGGCGTCGGGAAAACTGCAACGACTCATAAGGTAACTGAGTATCTTGAGGCTGACGCCATAGAGGCCGGGGTGAACCTTACTGTCTTTAGCATCAACTGTAATAAGCGAGATACGACCTACAAAGTCATCACCCACCTCGCCAACGAACTCTACTCAGAAAAGACGTTCAAGCAAGGTCATCACCCAGATACACTCTGGGATCGTATCTATACCGCGCTCGACGAACTTGGGGGGAGTATTCTTGTTGTCCTCGACGAGATCGACAAGCTCGGCGAAGATGAGGAGCTCCTCTATGAATTCCCTCGAGCGAATGCGATGGGCGAACTTGAGCACGCAAAGGTAGGCATTATCGGCATTAGTAATAATTTCAAATTCCGTGAGAGCCTTTCGCCCCGGGTCAAATCCACACTAACCGAACGAGAGATTCAGTACCTCACAAAGCATCCTCGGCTAGCTGTTTCTGCGGCCTGA
- a CDS encoding transposase ISH3 has translation MSKTKQADGEIHEDQLLNFLVNRLDEEVSLSLANNAEITAEDIYEVLVGACADGTSVSTLCASSQNSPAGNTVLYHLRTKFEPERLERVANTLLRKDLDELLPEQVEVCADLHLRPYYGDEDDTDGLYHSVAKRGTTAFHAYATLYARVKNKRYTLAVRRLKDGDTASSVLAEFFGVLDGLDAGVKAVYLDRGFYDSKCLTLLQAHNYAYVIPIIRWGEAIQQELSEGWSRVIQHDLTGKLDGHSWTVDFPVYIDCTYLNGKYDENGVARHGYAADAPFIDSPRDARYHYSKRFGIESSYRLFEQAIATTTTRDPTVRLLYVVVSLLLQNVWRYLHYEYVATPRRGGRRLWWWPYKEFVNMIRRAAWTALAVRRAVPANRPPDDRFHR, from the coding sequence GTGTCTAAAACCAAACAAGCAGACGGTGAGATCCACGAGGACCAGCTTCTTAACTTTCTCGTCAACCGCCTTGACGAGGAAGTTTCGCTCTCGTTAGCCAATAACGCTGAAATCACTGCTGAAGACATCTATGAGGTCCTCGTCGGCGCTTGCGCCGACGGGACCTCTGTCTCTACGCTCTGTGCGTCGAGCCAGAACTCACCCGCTGGGAACACGGTCCTCTACCATCTTCGGACGAAGTTCGAGCCGGAACGGCTCGAACGAGTCGCTAACACGCTCCTGCGAAAGGATCTCGATGAATTGCTCCCCGAACAGGTGGAGGTCTGCGCAGACCTCCACCTGCGGCCCTACTACGGTGACGAAGACGACACAGACGGCCTCTATCACTCGGTAGCGAAGCGTGGAACCACTGCGTTCCACGCCTATGCCACACTCTACGCGCGTGTGAAGAACAAACGCTACACGCTGGCGGTACGCCGTCTCAAAGACGGCGATACCGCAAGTAGTGTCCTCGCTGAGTTCTTCGGTGTCCTCGACGGCCTTGACGCCGGGGTCAAGGCCGTCTACCTTGATCGCGGATTCTACGACAGTAAGTGTCTCACGCTGCTTCAGGCGCACAATTACGCGTACGTGATCCCGATCATCCGGTGGGGTGAGGCGATTCAGCAAGAGCTCTCGGAAGGATGGAGTCGCGTCATTCAGCATGATCTGACGGGGAAACTCGACGGTCACAGCTGGACCGTCGATTTTCCCGTCTACATCGACTGTACGTACCTAAATGGGAAGTATGACGAGAACGGTGTGGCGCGTCACGGCTACGCCGCTGACGCGCCGTTCATCGACTCACCACGGGACGCTCGATACCACTACTCGAAACGCTTCGGTATCGAGTCAAGCTATCGCTTGTTTGAGCAAGCGATAGCGACAACGACAACACGAGATCCAACGGTACGGCTGCTGTACGTGGTGGTGAGTCTCCTCTTACAGAACGTCTGGCGGTACCTTCACTACGAGTATGTGGCGACGCCCCGCCGAGGCGGGCGTCGCCTCTGGTGGTGGCCGTACAAGGAGTTCGTCAATATGATTCGACGAGCTGCGTGGACGGCCCTCGCGGTGCGTCGGGCCGTCCCCGCGAATCGGCCACCTGACGACCGATTCCACCGCTAA
- a CDS encoding cell division control protein Cdc6 has product MNYYADLVFYENVLSDDVVPLCAAFTAQDTGDARMGLDLLETAGDIARHEDADHVVEEHVRIARSQVDRANTERIVTNRLTVQMQTVLVATTFLDVDQSTDAKVKTIYSFYKDLCDRLDIDVLSESRVRDHLDTLDMFGLLETEEVNLGRRGGRSYIYSIVDEPRVVIETLYNMDRFENLFGDSAEEFLDTYEVDTRSDIQTKLGL; this is encoded by the coding sequence TTGAACTACTACGCAGATTTAGTTTTCTACGAGAACGTGCTTAGTGACGACGTTGTTCCCTTGTGCGCAGCTTTCACCGCCCAAGACACGGGTGATGCACGAATGGGACTTGATCTTTTGGAAACTGCTGGCGACATAGCTCGTCACGAGGACGCTGACCATGTTGTTGAAGAACACGTTCGGATCGCCCGCTCGCAAGTAGACCGGGCGAATACTGAGCGGATCGTTACCAATCGCCTGACTGTCCAAATGCAAACTGTGTTGGTTGCAACGACGTTTCTTGATGTCGACCAGAGTACGGACGCCAAAGTCAAAACCATCTATTCGTTCTATAAGGATCTCTGCGATCGCCTCGATATCGATGTGCTTTCTGAATCCCGTGTGCGGGATCATCTAGACACGCTTGATATGTTTGGGCTTCTCGAAACGGAAGAAGTGAATCTCGGTCGTCGTGGCGGGCGGTCGTATATTTATTCGATTGTGGATGAGCCACGAGTTGTCATCGAGACGCTCTACAATATGGACCGCTTCGAAAATCTCTTCGGTGACAGCGCCGAGGAGTTCCTAGACACGTATGAGGTTGACACACGTAGCGATATTCAGACAAAGCTCGGTCTGTAA